In Chryseobacterium lactis, a single genomic region encodes these proteins:
- a CDS encoding NTP transferase domain-containing protein gives MILKENDFPTLNGLVLAGGKSQRIGNPKDKINWHGKEQKYYAADLLAAICDEVFISCRQDQLENFDTNYNFLTDTFLNMGPFGGILSALRSQRDKAWLVVACDLPLLDKNSLEFLIQSRNPEKAATTYESPFDGLPEPLITIWEPKSYPLLLNFLGLGNTCPRKVLINSDTLILKPANPDALMNVNTPEDMAKAKEILRK, from the coding sequence ATGATTTTAAAAGAGAATGATTTCCCCACATTAAACGGACTGGTACTTGCCGGAGGAAAAAGCCAGCGTATTGGAAATCCTAAAGACAAAATCAACTGGCATGGCAAAGAACAAAAGTATTATGCCGCTGATCTTTTAGCTGCAATTTGTGATGAAGTTTTTATTTCATGCAGACAAGACCAGCTGGAAAATTTTGATACAAATTACAATTTCCTTACCGACACTTTTTTAAATATGGGTCCTTTCGGCGGAATACTTTCCGCATTACGTTCTCAAAGAGATAAAGCATGGCTGGTAGTAGCTTGTGACCTTCCCCTTCTGGACAAAAATTCATTAGAATTTCTGATACAATCCAGAAACCCGGAAAAAGCAGCGACAACCTACGAAAGTCCTTTTGACGGCTTACCCGAACCATTGATTACCATTTGGGAGCCTAAAAGCTATCCTTTACTCCTGAATTTTTTAGGATTGGGAAATACGTGCCCCAGAAAAGTTCTGATCAACAGCGATACATTAATCCTGAAGCCTGCCAACCCGGATGCTTTAATGAATGTGAATACCCCTGAAGATATGGCAAAGGCAAAGGAGATTTTAAGAAAATAG
- a CDS encoding HesA/MoeB/ThiF family protein — MSDPLERYHCQIALPGFGILSQELLKNAKILIVGMGGLGCPSAQYLVSSGVGTIGLADDDTVCESNLHRQILYTPDDIGTCKVDAAAKKLQQQNPSVSIIPYRLKVTSSNVMNLISEFDLIIEGTDNFETKCLLNDACVLSGKPLVYGAIYQYEGQVSIWNVLQKDGTYSPNYRDVFPNAEESQVPNCREGGVLPTLAGIVGCMQAGETIKYFTNPEDSLAGKLWMINVLNGSAQIIKLRKTSVQITDLPQTVQIVTFEQLMQEKHSFEIIDVRRPEEHQHFNIGGTNIPVEELQDHLDYISGCSGPVLFYCQSGKRSAEAVRKIKKIFPEKEVFSLKDGIHKKTQ, encoded by the coding sequence ATGAGTGACCCGCTTGAACGTTATCATTGCCAGATTGCTTTACCCGGATTTGGTATTTTGTCCCAGGAATTACTTAAAAATGCTAAAATTCTGATCGTAGGCATGGGAGGACTTGGCTGTCCTTCGGCTCAATATCTTGTTTCTTCAGGTGTTGGAACAATTGGTCTTGCAGATGATGATACAGTCTGCGAAAGTAATTTACACCGACAAATTCTATACACACCCGATGATATCGGAACCTGTAAAGTAGATGCCGCCGCAAAAAAGCTGCAACAACAAAATCCTTCTGTGTCCATAATTCCTTATCGTCTTAAAGTCACTTCTTCTAATGTGATGAATTTGATTTCGGAGTTTGATTTGATTATTGAAGGAACAGATAATTTTGAAACAAAATGTTTATTGAATGATGCTTGTGTATTATCTGGAAAACCTTTGGTTTATGGTGCCATTTACCAGTATGAAGGTCAGGTAAGCATTTGGAATGTCTTACAAAAAGACGGCACTTACTCTCCCAATTATCGTGATGTTTTTCCTAATGCAGAAGAGTCGCAGGTTCCCAACTGCAGAGAAGGCGGAGTACTTCCTACCCTGGCAGGAATTGTTGGCTGTATGCAGGCCGGTGAAACTATAAAATATTTTACAAATCCTGAAGATTCATTGGCAGGAAAACTCTGGATGATTAACGTTCTGAACGGCAGCGCCCAAATTATTAAATTAAGAAAAACGTCTGTCCAGATTACAGATTTGCCTCAAACTGTCCAGATCGTTACTTTTGAACAACTCATGCAGGAGAAGCATAGTTTTGAAATTATTGATGTACGCAGACCGGAGGAACATCAACATTTCAATATTGGCGGAACCAATATTCCTGTAGAAGAATTGCAGGATCATTTAGATTATATTTCCGGTTGTTCCGGACCTGTTTTATTCTATTGCCAATCCGGCAAGCGCAGTGCAGAAGCTGTAAGAAAAATAAAAAAGATTTTCCCTGAAAAAGAAGTATTTTCATTAAAAGATGGCATTCACAAAAAAACTCAATAA
- a CDS encoding bestrophin family protein encodes MIIRKKENWFRMLFVWHGSVLPALLPRLGLLLIISLLVTYFRGIIFSFKVPLNPAPLTLFGFVLALFLGFKNNASYDRFWEGRKLWGALLNTARSLTRQAMTLKNINNNVSVHDFVQLLSAFIFALKHQLRGTEANEDLKSRLNEDQLKIVSASKYKPAVIMRLLGEWVQKAKDESCLDSIQQARFDENFDKLSDILGGCERIVSTPIPYSYRVLLHRTVYIYCFLLPFGLVDSLGWFTPLIVVFVAYTFVAFEAIADEIEEPFGTDANDLALNSMCTMINETIHEMAGEQIAVSQKITQNIID; translated from the coding sequence ATGATTATACGAAAAAAGGAAAACTGGTTCAGAATGCTTTTTGTGTGGCACGGTTCCGTTTTACCTGCCTTACTTCCCCGTTTGGGACTACTTCTTATTATTTCTCTGCTAGTTACCTATTTTCGTGGGATAATTTTTTCGTTTAAGGTTCCTTTAAACCCGGCACCGCTTACATTATTCGGGTTTGTATTGGCCTTATTCCTGGGGTTTAAGAACAATGCAAGCTATGATCGGTTCTGGGAAGGGCGAAAACTGTGGGGTGCTTTGTTGAATACAGCACGCTCATTGACACGTCAGGCAATGACCCTTAAAAACATAAATAATAATGTTTCAGTTCACGATTTTGTTCAGCTGCTGAGCGCATTTATCTTTGCATTGAAGCATCAGTTGAGAGGAACAGAGGCCAATGAGGATTTAAAATCCAGACTTAATGAAGACCAGCTGAAAATAGTCTCAGCTTCAAAATATAAACCGGCAGTTATTATGCGACTACTTGGAGAATGGGTTCAGAAGGCAAAAGATGAAAGCTGTTTAGATTCTATCCAACAGGCACGCTTTGATGAGAATTTTGATAAGCTCTCTGATATTTTGGGAGGATGCGAAAGAATCGTTTCAACCCCGATTCCCTACAGTTACCGTGTTCTGCTACACCGGACGGTGTATATTTATTGTTTCCTGCTACCTTTCGGGCTTGTAGATTCGCTGGGATGGTTTACACCGCTTATTGTTGTGTTTGTTGCTTATACATTTGTTGCATTTGAAGCGATAGCTGATGAAATTGAAGAACCGTTTGGCACAGATGCAAATGATCTGGCTCTTAACAGTATGTGTACTATGATTAATGAAACCATTCATGAGATGGCCGGAGAACAGATTGCTGTTTCTCAAAAAATAACTCAGAATATTATTGATTGA
- a CDS encoding molybdopterin-dependent oxidoreductase, which translates to MGKLFFFILFSFCSLASAQTGFKLKISGEITQTLELSLSDLSKMPRKNATMKDKEGKVHSYTGVSVLDILAAAKVPSGKELHGENMSKYLLVKCADGYQVLFSLAELDPSIADKTVIVADTVDGKPLPDGKGPLRIIAEGEKKPARSSYQVTELIIGAVKK; encoded by the coding sequence ATGGGGAAATTGTTTTTTTTCATCCTGTTTTCTTTTTGCAGTTTAGCATCAGCTCAGACTGGTTTCAAACTAAAAATTTCCGGTGAAATTACTCAAACTTTGGAATTGAGCTTATCTGATCTTTCGAAAATGCCTCGGAAAAATGCCACAATGAAAGATAAAGAAGGAAAAGTCCATTCTTATACCGGAGTTTCTGTTCTGGATATTCTTGCTGCAGCAAAAGTGCCTTCAGGGAAGGAGTTACACGGAGAAAACATGTCAAAATATCTTCTTGTTAAATGTGCAGATGGATACCAGGTGTTGTTTTCCTTAGCAGAACTGGATCCTTCAATTGCCGATAAGACAGTGATTGTGGCGGATACTGTAGATGGAAAGCCATTACCAGATGGAAAAGGTCCGTTACGAATTATTGCTGAAGGAGAAAAAAAGCCCGCCCGAAGTAGCTATCAGGTTACCGAACTTATCATCGGAGCAGTTAAAAAATAA
- a CDS encoding FdhF/YdeP family oxidoreductase: MENKNVFNKIKESDSQLPSAEPPYKLLDLKLKPPKVWAAGIPAVIHSLDQLVLNASVLRGGRALFSMNQFDGFDCPSCAWPDPDDERSRLGEYCENGAKALAEEATSKKIGAEFFKENSVYDLAKLTDFEISQLGRIAEPMYLPKEGKHYQPISWDDAFSKISEKLNALESPDEAIFYTSGRTSNEATWVYQLFAREFGTNNFPDCSNMCHETSGYALSRSIGIGKGTVKLEDFYDTDLIIIIGQNPGTNSPRMLSALTKGKKNGAKIMAINPLPEAGLKGFRNPQEVRALLDKPYELSDLYLPVRINGDMALLKALQILVLEEEAKNPGKVLDQDFIINKTAGFSELIEELKLYDLDFLSAECGISIENLREAAQMIASKKRIIICWGMGITQQHNGVEMIYNIVNLLLMKGSLGIQGGGVCPVRGHSNVQGNRTLLINHHPTTEQLDRLEEYYGFKVPRKGGYDVVNALKAMHEEKVKFMFCMGGNFLSAAPDTTFTAEAMRKLEMSVIVSIKLNRNHLIHGKEALILPVISRSEKDMINGELQHVSTENSMGVVEWSRGVLDPISDHLINETHVACRMAKAVLGKRSVVDWDKFINSYDAVRNDIEQCIPGFENYNKRVVQKGGFYLPNEPRDGIFNSEFYPGKAAFNITAVPDNSLADDEYLMGTTRTHDQFNTVVYGLNDRYRGIFNERRVVMMNEKDIEKAGLKEGDHVDLFNYDDGIERIAPLFIVVKYPIPQKSTMTYFPETNVLVSINNVVNGANMPASKYVRIKIRKHSPEIFKKIEDHVIAATGTNAE; this comes from the coding sequence ATGGAAAACAAAAATGTATTCAATAAAATAAAGGAAAGCGATAGCCAATTACCTTCAGCAGAGCCTCCTTATAAATTGCTGGATTTGAAACTCAAGCCTCCAAAAGTTTGGGCTGCGGGAATCCCGGCTGTTATCCATTCATTAGATCAATTGGTGCTCAATGCATCCGTTCTTCGTGGAGGCAGGGCACTTTTCAGCATGAATCAGTTTGATGGTTTCGATTGTCCGAGCTGCGCATGGCCGGATCCCGATGACGAGCGTTCCCGATTAGGAGAATATTGTGAAAACGGAGCAAAAGCTTTAGCTGAGGAAGCCACTTCAAAAAAGATCGGGGCAGAATTCTTTAAAGAAAATTCGGTATATGATTTAGCAAAACTGACAGATTTTGAAATTAGTCAGCTTGGAAGAATCGCCGAACCTATGTATTTGCCTAAAGAAGGTAAACATTATCAGCCTATCAGTTGGGATGATGCCTTTTCAAAAATTTCAGAAAAATTAAATGCTTTGGAATCTCCGGATGAAGCTATATTTTATACTTCAGGAAGAACCAGCAATGAAGCAACCTGGGTGTATCAGTTATTTGCCCGTGAATTCGGAACCAATAATTTTCCGGACTGCTCCAATATGTGCCACGAGACTTCCGGGTATGCACTTTCAAGAAGCATAGGGATCGGAAAAGGAACGGTAAAGCTGGAAGATTTCTACGATACGGACCTCATCATCATCATCGGCCAGAACCCGGGAACCAACTCACCGAGAATGCTTTCCGCACTGACTAAAGGAAAGAAAAACGGAGCGAAAATTATGGCCATCAATCCGCTTCCCGAAGCTGGATTGAAGGGTTTTAGAAATCCTCAGGAAGTTCGTGCTTTGCTGGATAAGCCTTATGAATTATCAGATCTGTATCTTCCCGTAAGGATTAATGGAGATATGGCACTTTTAAAGGCGCTTCAAATTTTGGTGCTGGAAGAAGAAGCCAAAAATCCGGGAAAAGTTCTTGACCAGGATTTTATCATTAATAAAACAGCAGGCTTTAGTGAATTGATTGAAGAATTAAAATTGTATGACCTTGATTTTTTATCGGCTGAATGTGGAATTTCGATTGAAAATCTAAGGGAAGCCGCACAAATGATTGCCTCAAAAAAACGCATTATTATTTGTTGGGGAATGGGAATCACGCAGCAGCACAATGGAGTGGAAATGATTTATAATATTGTGAATCTCTTATTGATGAAAGGCAGCCTGGGAATTCAGGGCGGGGGAGTTTGTCCTGTTCGTGGTCATAGTAATGTACAGGGAAACAGAACGTTACTGATCAATCATCATCCTACGACTGAACAATTGGATCGATTGGAAGAATATTATGGCTTTAAAGTTCCGAGAAAAGGCGGCTATGATGTTGTGAATGCATTAAAAGCAATGCACGAAGAAAAGGTGAAATTCATGTTCTGCATGGGTGGTAATTTTCTTTCTGCAGCCCCAGATACAACCTTTACGGCGGAAGCAATGCGAAAGCTGGAAATGTCTGTAATTGTTTCTATAAAATTAAACAGAAATCATCTTATCCATGGAAAAGAAGCTCTTATTTTGCCGGTAATTTCCAGAAGTGAAAAAGATATGATTAACGGAGAACTTCAGCATGTGAGTACGGAAAACTCGATGGGCGTTGTAGAGTGGTCAAGAGGTGTTCTTGATCCTATTTCAGATCATTTGATTAATGAAACTCATGTTGCCTGCAGAATGGCAAAAGCTGTTTTGGGTAAACGTTCCGTCGTGGATTGGGATAAGTTTATCAACAGTTATGATGCCGTTCGCAATGATATCGAACAATGTATTCCAGGATTTGAAAACTATAACAAGAGAGTAGTTCAGAAAGGTGGTTTCTATCTTCCGAACGAACCGAGGGATGGTATTTTCAATAGTGAATTTTATCCGGGAAAAGCAGCTTTCAATATAACGGCGGTACCGGACAATTCGCTTGCGGATGACGAATATCTGATGGGAACAACCAGAACGCACGATCAGTTCAATACGGTTGTGTATGGATTGAATGACCGTTATCGCGGGATTTTCAATGAAAGGAGGGTTGTCATGATGAATGAAAAAGATATTGAGAAAGCCGGGCTAAAAGAAGGAGACCACGTAGATCTTTTCAATTATGATGATGGTATCGAAAGAATTGCACCTCTTTTTATTGTCGTAAAATACCCCATTCCACAGAAGAGTACCATGACTTATTTTCCGGAGACCAATGTTTTGGTATCGATCAATAACGTGGTTAATGGAGCCAATATGCCGGCTTCCAAATATGTCCGTATAAAGATTCGTAAGCATAGTCCTGAAATTTTTAAAAAGATTGAAGACCATGTCATTGCAGCAACCGGAACCAATGCAGAATAA
- a CDS encoding DUF7009 family protein, translating to MKIRIKDNSIRFRLTQSEVAELGQKGIISSFTEFVDRPFIYTIESTDGEELSAAFIENRMVLKMPETMVSEWISTDRVGFDGQAGLVKILVEKDFVCIDNTLEDQSDNYPNPNLKC from the coding sequence ATGAAAATAAGAATTAAAGACAACTCAATAAGATTTCGTCTCACTCAATCCGAAGTGGCTGAATTGGGACAAAAAGGAATCATCTCAAGCTTTACAGAATTTGTAGACCGTCCATTTATTTATACTATTGAAAGCACAGATGGAGAAGAACTGTCCGCGGCTTTTATTGAAAACAGGATGGTTTTGAAAATGCCTGAAACCATGGTGTCTGAATGGATTTCCACAGACAGAGTTGGTTTTGACGGACAAGCCGGATTGGTAAAGATTTTAGTAGAAAAGGATTTTGTCTGCATCGATAATACGTTGGAAGACCAAAGTGACAACTATCCTAACCCGAATCTAAAATGCTAA
- the fdhD gene encoding formate dehydrogenase accessory sulfurtransferase FdhD has product MKAHLLSNKSVKQIEIVKVKDNNSLPCTDDISVEEPLEIRISYEVAGKKEHKNISVTMRTPGNDRELAVGFLFTEGIISSRQQIKNVYSPEAECSRNSDNIVIVELIEDFVPELMKTERNFYTTSSCGVCGKGSIESIRTVSPFLHQEKEDIIISLETLYQLSEKLKSFQNNFSATGGIHASGIFDVNGNLLALREDVGRHNALDKLIGHTLFTGLLPLNDTILVLSGRASFELIQKAAMAGITIVTAIGAPSSLAVDLAKEFDITLIGFLRDNRFNIYHSGSCFKIENLL; this is encoded by the coding sequence ATGAAAGCCCATCTGTTATCAAATAAGTCGGTAAAGCAGATAGAAATTGTCAAAGTTAAGGATAACAACAGTTTACCCTGTACAGATGATATTTCCGTCGAAGAGCCTTTGGAAATCAGGATTTCCTATGAGGTAGCGGGTAAAAAAGAGCATAAAAATATATCTGTAACAATGCGGACTCCGGGAAATGATAGGGAGCTGGCCGTTGGTTTTTTGTTTACGGAAGGAATTATTTCCAGCCGTCAGCAGATTAAAAATGTTTACAGCCCGGAAGCAGAATGTTCAAGAAACAGTGACAACATTGTTATCGTAGAGCTTATAGAAGATTTTGTTCCCGAATTAATGAAAACCGAAAGGAACTTTTATACTACTTCCAGCTGTGGCGTATGCGGAAAAGGCTCTATAGAATCTATACGCACAGTAAGCCCTTTTCTCCATCAGGAAAAAGAAGATATTATTATTTCTCTTGAAACATTATATCAGTTATCCGAAAAATTAAAGTCTTTCCAGAATAATTTCAGCGCTACAGGAGGTATACATGCTTCCGGTATCTTTGATGTAAATGGTAATCTGCTTGCTTTGCGTGAAGATGTAGGAAGACATAACGCATTGGATAAACTTATAGGGCATACATTATTTACAGGTCTGCTTCCTCTTAACGATACTATTCTGGTTTTAAGCGGAAGAGCCAGTTTTGAGCTCATTCAGAAAGCGGCAATGGCCGGAATAACCATCGTTACAGCGATAGGAGCGCCATCCAGTCTGGCGGTAGATCTGGCAAAAGAGTTTGACATTACTCTGATAGGGTTCCTCCGGGATAACCGCTTTAATATCTACCATTCCGGCAGCTGTTTTAAAATTGAAAATTTGTTATGA
- a CDS encoding molybdenum cofactor biosynthesis protein MoaE, which yields MVDIKITDDILSITDCFALASDPACGGIASFVGTVRNHTKNKPVIRLEYECYESMARKEIQKIADKAISLFSVKNIVVHHRTGILFPGDAAIIIIVSDGHRNAVFDACSHIIENIKQTVPIWKKEIFENGEEWVSAHP from the coding sequence ATGGTTGATATAAAAATAACAGACGATATACTGAGCATCACAGATTGCTTTGCTCTTGCTTCCGATCCGGCATGCGGAGGAATTGCATCATTTGTAGGAACAGTTCGTAATCATACCAAAAACAAACCGGTCATTCGTTTGGAATATGAGTGCTATGAATCTATGGCCCGTAAAGAAATACAAAAAATAGCAGATAAAGCCATTTCTTTATTTTCGGTAAAAAATATTGTAGTCCATCACCGCACCGGAATTTTGTTTCCCGGAGATGCAGCCATTATAATAATAGTAAGTGACGGTCACAGAAATGCAGTTTTTGATGCATGCAGCCATATAATTGAGAATATTAAACAAACCGTTCCCATCTGGAAAAAAGAAATTTTTGAGAATGGAGAAGAATGGGTTTCTGCACATCCTTAA
- a CDS encoding MoaD/ThiS family protein yields the protein MTIKILAFGITKDILGTTKKEVEINEGTNVGELKELLEKDFPELKRLKSYFIAIDDEYAEDHQIITINNELAIIPPVSGG from the coding sequence ATGACAATTAAAATATTAGCATTCGGAATAACGAAAGATATTCTCGGAACAACAAAAAAAGAAGTTGAAATAAATGAAGGTACAAATGTGGGTGAATTAAAAGAACTGCTGGAAAAAGATTTTCCGGAACTGAAAAGACTGAAATCGTATTTCATTGCCATTGATGATGAATATGCGGAAGATCATCAGATCATCACAATCAATAACGAACTAGCAATAATTCCCCCTGTAAGTGGTGGATAA
- a CDS encoding sulfite exporter TauE/SafE family protein produces MEHWEIILFFLIIAFIYSSVGFGGGSSYLAVLAMYSFPYQEIRLTALICNVIVVVGGVYIYVKNKQTDWSKILPITLVSVPMAYLGAVLKISQETFFLILGITLIIASLLLWIKTDAKNNEETSVYNEGSLIKNGFLGGGIGFLSGLVGIGGGIFLSPLLNLMKWSTPRKIAATSSVFILVNSISGIFGQVSKLSADMDYVRIGSLCFAVFIGGQIGSRMSLNWNPLVIKRVTAILVLIAGINVLIKYW; encoded by the coding sequence ATGGAACACTGGGAAATCATATTGTTTTTTTTAATCATTGCTTTCATTTATTCATCGGTAGGGTTTGGCGGCGGGTCAAGTTACCTTGCTGTTTTGGCAATGTATAGTTTTCCCTATCAGGAAATACGGTTAACGGCATTGATCTGTAATGTTATTGTGGTTGTAGGCGGGGTTTATATTTATGTCAAAAACAAACAAACCGACTGGAGCAAAATATTACCCATCACTCTCGTCAGTGTTCCGATGGCTTATCTGGGGGCTGTTTTAAAAATAAGTCAGGAAACTTTTTTTCTGATTCTAGGCATTACATTAATCATAGCGTCCTTATTATTATGGATAAAAACAGACGCGAAAAATAATGAAGAGACTTCTGTATATAACGAAGGCTCTTTAATCAAAAACGGCTTTTTAGGAGGAGGAATTGGTTTTTTATCAGGATTAGTAGGGATCGGCGGCGGAATTTTTCTTTCGCCTCTGTTAAATCTCATGAAATGGAGTACCCCAAGAAAAATTGCAGCTACCTCAAGTGTTTTTATTTTGGTCAATTCAATATCAGGGATCTTCGGCCAGGTATCAAAGCTTTCCGCAGATATGGATTATGTGAGAATTGGAAGCCTGTGTTTTGCCGTGTTTATTGGCGGACAAATAGGTTCAAGAATGTCTCTGAATTGGAATCCATTGGTGATCAAAAGAGTAACTGCCATACTGGTTTTGATAGCAGGAATAAATGTTTTAATAAAATATTGGTAA
- a CDS encoding helix-turn-helix domain-containing protein yields the protein MIYTALLSIAIFQGIILGLVILKSSLFNSNSNKYLACLLFTISIKLLNHVFDIEGAFVRYPLLHIADNIEWVFLIPAFLFLFIKNRTDHAGKGKPKNYLFFIPFAYSAVLNIINDLDHVAGIYSFSESGIMIIQILGLVQLFLAVTFIPFLPIYSYFMIRHLKDSQEKKWILTLLTIVSLLLFVWLITALAGLFFNYDISSTMSALALFATFIIHWTAYKGIYKYKLAKNKDAVYNFLNNDSVISYPSLQIVQDSTPQEYKESITADNLYFQKLELLCKDQHIYTDSTLNREKVAEKLGISAGYLSQIVNIITGDNFAHYINQYRVEAVKEMISDPEYDNYNLLTMGLESGFTSKTTFYKAFKKVTGQTPNEYKNTIK from the coding sequence TTGATTTATACAGCACTTTTAAGTATTGCGATTTTCCAGGGAATAATCTTAGGTTTAGTTATTTTAAAATCTTCTTTGTTCAATAGCAATTCAAATAAATATTTAGCCTGCTTGCTATTTACAATTTCAATTAAATTACTGAATCATGTTTTTGATATTGAAGGAGCATTTGTTCGCTATCCGTTGCTGCATATTGCAGACAACATCGAGTGGGTATTTCTAATACCTGCTTTCCTATTCCTGTTTATTAAAAACAGGACTGATCACGCTGGAAAAGGTAAACCAAAAAATTATCTGTTTTTCATTCCATTTGCCTATTCCGCTGTCCTTAATATTATCAACGACCTCGATCATGTTGCAGGGATTTATAGTTTTTCTGAATCAGGCATCATGATCATCCAGATACTTGGGCTGGTCCAACTTTTTTTAGCCGTTACATTCATTCCGTTCCTGCCAATTTACTCTTATTTTATGATAAGACATTTGAAAGATTCACAGGAAAAAAAATGGATACTTACCTTATTAACGATTGTTTCTTTATTGCTATTTGTTTGGCTCATTACCGCTCTAGCCGGCTTATTTTTCAACTATGATATTTCGTCTACGATGAGTGCCTTGGCTTTATTTGCAACATTCATCATTCATTGGACAGCGTATAAAGGCATTTACAAATATAAACTGGCCAAAAACAAAGATGCCGTCTACAATTTTCTAAATAATGATTCAGTTATTTCATATCCCAGTTTGCAAATTGTACAAGATAGTACACCCCAAGAGTATAAGGAATCTATTACGGCTGATAATCTTTACTTTCAAAAACTGGAACTTCTTTGCAAAGATCAGCACATTTATACCGACAGCACATTAAACAGAGAAAAAGTTGCTGAAAAACTAGGCATAAGCGCGGGATATCTTTCACAAATTGTAAACATAATAACAGGAGACAATTTTGCCCATTATATTAATCAATATCGGGTGGAAGCTGTCAAGGAAATGATATCAGATCCGGAATATGACAACTATAATTTGTTGACGATGGGATTAGAATCCGGATTTACCTCAAAAACGACTTTTTATAAGGCCTTTAAAAAAGTTACCGGTCAGACACCCAATGAATATAAAAACACCATCAAGTAA
- a CDS encoding DUF3575 domain-containing protein: MKKNFSLLIILFAFYSVNAQSETGTDPYQKNNEIKLNLISPLSGAVEAGFERHLNKHSSLGISGFVVYDHKKDEDMNYYISPYYRYYFGKKYASGFFVEGFGAFTSIDGKKVYAADNLTFTKNKDVYDVALGAGLGYKLVTKKGLVFEANVGYGKLLFNADKTDHSVVAKYGLSIGYRF; encoded by the coding sequence ATGAAAAAAAACTTTTCACTACTCATCATTTTGTTTGCTTTTTATTCTGTCAATGCTCAAAGTGAAACCGGTACAGATCCTTATCAAAAAAACAATGAAATTAAATTAAATTTAATCTCTCCATTATCCGGTGCTGTTGAAGCGGGCTTTGAACGGCATCTCAACAAACACTCATCACTGGGAATCTCTGGATTTGTTGTTTATGATCATAAAAAAGATGAGGATATGAATTACTACATCTCTCCCTATTACAGATACTATTTTGGAAAAAAATATGCTTCCGGTTTTTTTGTCGAAGGATTTGGAGCGTTCACTTCCATTGATGGAAAAAAAGTATACGCAGCAGATAACCTGACATTCACTAAAAATAAAGATGTTTATGATGTTGCACTTGGGGCTGGACTAGGCTATAAACTGGTCACAAAAAAAGGATTGGTTTTTGAAGCCAACGTAGGCTACGGAAAACTTTTGTTCAATGCAGACAAAACTGATCATAGTGTGGTTGCCAAGTATGGATTGAGTATCGGCTATCGATTTTAA